GCCGGCCTCCTTCGAGGCCACGCAGAGCACCCCGCAAAGGGTCCCGTATTGCCGCAGGGGAAGGAAGGCGCGGTGGGTGCCGCCCTCGGTGAGAACAAGGGGAGTTGAGGGGAGGGGGTCGGGCAACGCTTGATCGGCGCATCCGGAAAGGGGTTCCTCGGGATAGCCCGCGACCGCGACGGCGCTGCCGGCTTCAACGGGCGGCTGGAGGGCTACGCAGGCCCTCCCGAAGCCGCCGTAGTCCACGAGGACCCGGCACGTCTGCTTCAACAGGTCCTCCCGGGAGGCGGCTCGCACGAGGGCCTGGTTGGCCTCGGAAAGGGTCCGGTAGAGGCGGTTCAACTTGAGGATGCGCTGCTGCTGGGCCTTGCGCTCCGAGATGTCGCGGATGATTCCCGCCAGGAGCCGCTCACGACCGAGGGTAACCGGCTGGGCCTGAATCTCCACCGGGAATTCGACTCCAGTCCGGGAAAGGTGGAGGGTTTCGTGAAGGCTGCCCTCCGGACGCAAGGCGGCGGCGCGAGCGGCGGGGAGGGAGGCCCGCGCGGAGGGGGCACGCAGGTCCACAATGTTCATCCGGAGCAGTTCAGATCGGCCATAGCCGTAGGCCCTCTCCGCGGCGGCGTTGGCCTCCACGATGGTCCCGTCGGGCCGGGCCAAAATGAAGATGTCATGGGTCTGTTCGCTCAGGGCGCGGTAGAGGCCCTCCTGGCGGGAAAGGTCCTCGAGAAGGCGAAGACGCTGGCGCCGGAGGATGCCGTAGACGAGGAGGGCCAGAGACAGGGCGGCCAGAACCGCGAACAAAATGTACCGGACCATCCAGCCGCCCAGTCGTTCGAAGGCCTCGGCGCGGTCCACCTTGGCCACCAGGCCCCAAGGAGTTCCGTCGATGCGCCGCGTGGCGGCGAGGACCTCCTCCCCCCGGTAATCCGAGAACTCGCCGAAGGTCTCCTGCCCCTCCAGGGCCGCCTTCAGGGCCAGTGTCTTTTCCGGCGTCGCCACCGGGTAGGAGGGGGGCGTGGGACTTCCGAAACGCAGGGGCGAGAGAAAGGCGAGCTTCCCGTGCCACACGGCTCCGATGAGGGTCTCGGCCGTGCGGGTGGGTGTCGGCTGGCGCAGGAGGAGGGGAAAGAGCCGCCGGTCGGGATCCGACTCCAGGACGACGAGGCCCAGGGCGCTCCCGCCCGCGGGGTTGCCGACGAGGGCGTGGTGGCTGAAGGTCAGCCGGCCCGACTCGCGGCGATGGAGGTCCACGAACCGGTCGGCGCCCCCTTCCAGCGTGCGCCGGACCTCGGAAACGCACACGGGGTCCAGGGTCGGGGCACCCGGTGAGGAGGCCACCGTACGGCCCTCCGCATCGAGGCAGTACACGGCCACGTATCCGAAGTTCGCCCTGAGGTGCGACAGATGGGTTTCGAGCCGGATCCGTGAGGCGTCCACCCGGTCGGGTGGAAGGCCCGAGCGCACCGCCTCCAGGTGCTCGGCCACGCGGGGGAGGTCGGCGAGGGTCCGGGCGTCCCCGGACCGTTCCGCGAGGTAGTCTTGAATGGACTGGTCCCGGTCGTCGGCCAGGGCCATCAGGTGATCGCGCCAGTGCTCCCGAACTTCGTCCCGTTCGTTCCGGACAAGCGGAACGTATAGGCCTGCCGATACCAGGAGCGCAAGCCCGAAGGACGCCAAGGTCCATAGGCGCGAGTGGCGAAGACTCCGTTCGGCTTCCGTTCGAGGCGCCTCCTCCGCCTTGGGCATCCCCCCCTCCCCCCGGTGCTCCCCAGCGACCGCGCCTTTCCATTTCCTAACGCACTTGTAGGCAAAGGTACGCCCTTTTTGCCGATTCGGCAACAACGCGGGCGATAGGCGGAAGGAACGGCCGGGGCGAGGAGGGGAGAGGCGGCCGGATCAGGTGGGGTATTTGTCGGCGATGTAATTGATGAGGTGCTTGATGGTGAAGTCCTGGTTCCGGGAGACCCATCGCGTGCAGTCCCCGATGGACACGAGGCCCATGAGGCTCTTCCCGTTCATGACGGGGAGATGGCGGTGGCGGCGGGTGGTCATGATGGCCATGGCCTCCCCGATGGTGGTCTCGGGCGTCACGTACACCACATCGCGCGTCATGACCTCCTCCACGCGGCAGGTTTTGGGGTCCCGGCACGCGAGAACGATCTTGGTCAGGACGTCCCGCTCGGTGAACATGCCCACCGGGACCCCCTCCGAGGCCACCACGACGCCTCCGATGTGCCGGTCCGTCATCATGCGCACAGCATCGAACACCGTGGTGTCAGGCTTTACCGTGAAGACCTCGCGCCCCTTTTCGCCGAGCAGACGATCAACCTTGTCCATGGACGTCCACCTCCCGTTCAGTGCGTGAAACAGTCAGACAGGGGGGAATATTCGAGAGGGAAGGCGGAAGGCGGAAGAAAAAAGGGGCATTGGGGATTTGGGATTTCGGATTTGGGATTGAGAGAAAAATAGGGACAGCCACCTAATTTCTTTGGTGCCGAAGAGGCAAGGCGGAAGGCGGAAGGAGGAAGGAGGAAGAAGAGGCAATTGGGGATAGCGGATTTGGGATTTGGGACCATGCCTGTCTAAGGTTTTTTTGCGCGTCTTATGCGGCCTGCCTTCCGGAGCGAAGCGGAGGAAGGCGCGTCCCGGCGCGCGGGGAGGCTAGCATGGACGCGCCCGGACCAGGCCCTCCGTGCCGCGCCAGGGGCGCGGCCAGGGCCCGGCCGACGTTCGAAGGAGACACGCTGCCTTATTTTGGACACGCATGATTTGGGAAGAAACAAGACGGGAAGCGGGAAACGGAAATCCAGGTCTCCCTGAATCCCGGCCGCCCTACACGTACCACAATTCCCGCTGGGGTTCGGCGAAGAAACGGGGGCCACCTGGGGTGACGAGGACGTCCTCCTCGATGCCCACCGCGCCGAAGCCCGGGACGTTCAGGGAGGGCTCGAGGGTGAAGACCTGGTTCTCCCGGACGGGTAGAAGGATGGTGTTCTTGTACCGGGGCCAGCGGGGCCCCAGCAGGCACCCGCCGTCGTGGGCGTGGCGTCCGAGCTGGTGTCCCAGGGCGTGGGGGTATTCGGGGTAGCCGGCCCCCACGACCACCGCTCGGGCGGCGGCGTCGGCCTCGGTCCCCGGGATCCCCGGCCGGAGGATGGCCGCGGCGGCGTCGATGGCCCGGACGATGGTGTCGAAGCCTTTCTGAACGGGTTCGGGCGCCGCCGTTTCCCCGGGCTTGCGGACGTACCACGTCCTCTGCATGTCCGAGGCGTAACCGCCCACGAAGACGCCCATATCCACGTGGACCAGGTCTCCCTCGCGGACGGCGTTGTCCGTGGCGGTCCCGTGGCCCATGCCCGCCCCGCGGTCCCCCGCGAAGACCAGGGTCTGGAAGCTCGGGGAGACTCCCTTGGCGGCCATGCGGCCCTGGACGAAATCGTAGATTTCCTTTTCGGTCCGGCCCGGCCGAAGGAACCCGTCGATGTCCCGGAAGAGGTCCACCGTGTGGTTCACGGCCGCCTGGAGGTGGGCCTGCTCGATGGGGGATTTCTGGGAGATGAGGGCGCCGATGATGGACTCGGCGGAGACAACCTGGGCGCCCGGGGCGAAGGACTTCAAAAGCTCCTCGAGGTAGAGGAATCGGCCGTGGGGGATGCCGTCCGCCGCCGTGTCGTTCGTGGAGAAGTTCACGGCCACGCGCCGGGGCTTCAGCCGGGCCATGAGCCCTTCAAAGGGCTCGCGGAAGTCCTGGACGAAGGTGATGACTTCGGTGAAGAGCCTGGAGGCCTCGAAGACCTGCTGGTCGAAGCGGCCGCAGATGAGAAAGCGCTCCCCGGCGGGCGTGATGGCGATGAGGCTCTCCCACGTGAGGTGTCCCGGGGAGATGTAGTAGAAAATCCGCTCGGCGCCGGCGCTCGTTTCCTGGACGAACGTGAGCCACAGGTCGGCGCCCGACTCGCGGAGGGCGTCGGCGGCCTGGTCCAGTTTCTGGGCGATGATGTCCGGCGTGCTGAGTTCATGCCCCATCGGGTGCTCCTCGAAAAGGGGCGGCCCGCTTTCGGGCCGCTCGGTTCGATTCTAACACGCGGGCGAACCCCGCGGCGCGTCCTCGAAAGGGTGTTTACGAAAACCCGTTTTGGTTCGTTGCACCGCTGGGAGGGATGGGCGCCCGGGCGGGGACGAATTGTACGCAGAAGGGGCCGGAACGCGCGTCCACGCCGCCCCGGCCCCCCATACTCAGCTACTCACTTACTCACTTACTCACTTATTCCCCAGGCTCCTTCGAAGCTCAGTACTGCCACGTCGTGAAAACTTCTCCGCCGTCGGGGTTGAGGAATCGGAAGACGGTGGGCGTCCCCTTGGGAACGGCGGTCTTCAGCGTGGAGCCCTTGAGGACGATCTTCGAGGCGCTCTTCCATGTGACGGGGGTCCATTCGATGCCGTTGATGAAAACGCGGACGCCCTGCTGAAGGTTGGAGCCGCTGACGAGGAGCCGGAAGGGTCCCGTCTTCTTCACGATGGAGGTGATCTGGGGCGCGAGGGCCGTGGCCGCGATGGCGAGGGTCTCGGTTGCGGTCTGGTTGGTGGTGTCGCGCACCGTGAAGGTGACGGTGTAGTCCCCTTTGGTGGTGTAGAGATGGGTGGGGTTCGCTTCGGTGCTGGTGCCTCCGTCACCGAAATCCCAGAGGTAGGTGTACGGAGCGATTCCCCCCGTGCCGGAGCCGGTGAAGTGGACCGTGAGAGGAACGTTACCTGTGAGCGTGTCGGCCTGGGCATCGGCGTAGAGGGGAGGCGCGGCCACGCTGAAGTTGCCTCCGGCGGAGGCCGTTAGGCTCCCGAGGGTGACGGTCAAGGTCCACGCGTAGGTCCCCGCGGAGGCGTAGGTGTGAGAGGGGTCCGCTTCCGTGGATTCGGCGCCGTCCCCGAAGGCCCACAGGTAGGCCGGAGTCCCCGTGCAGTCGCCCACGAGGTTGAGCGTGGAGCCAAAGGCCACGGGCTGGCCCATGACGCCCGAAGAGGGAACGGAGGTGGAGAGGTCCAGGGCGCAGGTCACAACGGCCAGGCCGTGGTTGGCGCCTGATCCGATGGTCAAGACGGAGGCCGCGACCTGCACGGGGGCGGTCCCGGTGGAGACGCTGAAGGGCTGGGCCAGCTCCCCGTTCGTGTTGTCTCCGAAGGTCCAGAGGGTGCCGTCGCCCTGGAGGACCAAGCTGCTCTGGATGGTGGCCGCCAGGCCAGTGGCTCCGACGAGCCCGGGAACGGGGACGGGGGAATATCGGTTCTGCGTCGTCCCGTCGCCGAGCTGTCCCCGGTCGTTGGCTCCCCAGCCCGAGACGGTCCCGTCGTCGTGAATGGCGAGCACGTGGTTGTAGCCGCCGGCGATGGAGGCCACGTTGGAGATGTTGGCGGGTTGCGGCGTGAAGTGGTCCGTGCTGGTGCCGTCGCCCAGTTGACCGGAGTCTCCTTGCCCCCAGGCGTAAACCCCCCCGTCCTGGAGTACGGCCGCCGTGAAGTCCATGCCTCCCGCCGCCATGGCTACGGGAGGGATTCCCGCCAATTGGAAGGGATAGGATGCGTTATCCGTGGTTCCGTTCCCCAGGGCGCCGTAGTACCCCCGGCCCCACATCCACAGGGTCCCGTCGCTCTTCACGGCGAAGGCGTGCCACCAGGCCGCTCCGATGAAGACGATATCGGAGAGGTTCTCCACCTGGCCCACGGTGAGGTAATCGCCGTCCCGGCCCAGAAGGCCGTAATACCGGCTTCCCCAAGACCACACCGTGCCGTCGGACTTGAGGGCGAAGCCTCCTCCGCCCCGCGCCGCGGCGATCCGGATCACGCCGCTCAGGCCCGGTATCTGGACGGGGACGTCGCTCGGGGTCCGGGTGCCGTTGCCCAAGGCGCCATTGGAATTCTCTCCCCAGGCCCAGACGGTGCCGTCCTCTCGAAGGGCCATGGACCAGCCGCCCCCACCGGCCAGGGAGACGACGCTTCCGAGTCCGGCGACCTGGACCGGGCTCCACTTGACCGGTTCGCGTCCCGATCCCAATTGCCCGTTCTGGTCCTGTCCCACGGCCCAGGCCTGACCGTTCGAGGCGAGAAGAAGGGTATGGTCGCGACCTGCCGAGGCGGCCGTGGTGAGGGTCTGAATGCCGCATTCCGTGGGAGAGTACCGATCTGTCGTTGTCCCGTCCCCCAATTGGCCCACGTCGTTCTTGCCGAAGACCCAGACCGATCCGTCGGCCTTCAGGACCACGGAATGCTCCTCCCCCGCGCTCGCCGAGACCACGTTCGAGAGGGGGGAGAGAGCGGGTGAAGCCTGCCCGGAGGTGTCCCCCAGCCCAAGCTTTCCATGGTTTCCGCTCCCCCAGACGTATAGGGTCCCGTTCTCCAGGACCGCCAGGTTGTGGCTCGATCCGGCGGCCACGAAGGCCACGTCCGCGAGCCCGGGGACCTGGACAGGGGACAGGCGCGTCGTGGTGGTTCCGTCCCCCAGTTGATTGGAGAAGTTGCCGCCCCAGGCCCACAGGGTCCCGTCGGACCGAATGGCCAGGGAGTGGTACCCGCCTGCGGCGATGAAAACGATGGACGTGAGCCCCGGTACTTGAACGGGCGTCTGAGCCGTGCCCGTTGTCCCCGTGCCCAGCTGGCCGTACTCGTTGCTCCCCCAGGCCCACACCGTCCCATCGGCGGAAAGGGCCAGGGAGTGGTTGTGGCCGCCGGCTGCCTGGGTCATCGGGGGAAGACCGCTCACGGCGCCCGGACTCGCATAGCAGGTGAGGGGCGAGCAGGTCCGGCCGAGCTTGTACGCGTCACGGCTCCCCCACGTCCAGAGCGAGCCGTCGGCCTTCACGGCCAGGGCGTGCAGGGGCCCCGCGCCGATGGATACGACCTCGGCCAGTCCGGGGACCGCCTGCGGCGTGCCCGACGCCCCGCCGTAGAAGCCTTGCCCGAGGGTGCCGTTCCCGTTGGTTCCCCAGGTCCACACGGTGCCGTCGGCCTTGAGGCCCATACCCCAGTATATGCCGGCGCCAAGCTGGACGAAGGGGTCCGAATCCGCCACCTGGACGGGAAGGGACCTCTGGACGGGGACACCCGTCCCGATCTGGCCGTAGTCGTCCTTGCCCCAGGCATAGGCCGTTCCCGTCTGGGCCCAGGCCGACCAGGCCAGGGACATGGCGGCAAGAAAGATGACAAACGTTTTGTAGCCTTTTCCCCTGCTTCGAGTCATGGGCCGCTCCTTCGGGCGCCGTTCGGCGCTCCCTCCACCCCGCCATTGGGGCCTCTTATTCCGGATACACGCTTGGTTCCTTCCTCGGGGTGAACCGCGAGGAAACACGGACACGGTGCGGCCAACGGGGATCAGAACACGGTGAAGGGGAAGCGATAGAGGACCGCGCCGGTGGCGGGATCGAGGATCTCCACCGAGGCGGGGCCGGGAGGGAGGAGCCCGGAGGGCATCTGGAGAAGCCATGGGGCGCCGCCCGAGGAAGGGAGGGTCCCCCTCCAGATTTCCCGTCCCGAGGGGCCCGAAAGGCGGGCCACGGCGCCTTCCGGCAGGGGTTCAAGAGTGGTGAGCAGCAGGGCCGTGGGCTCGCTGGAACGCAGGGAGGGAAGGTCCTCGGCCGCCCCCCTGACCGCGAAGGAATCGGGGAGAAGCTCCACGAGCCGTGCCGCCCTTGGTGCCGGTGCGACGCTCTGGATCCGGGCCGATTCGGCCAGACGGAGGTTCAAGGCTCGGGCTTCCCTCCACAACCATGCCGAAACGCCCGCCCCGAGAACCGCGACGGCGAGGGCGGCCGCGAGGGCCCAATCCCGGCGCCCCAGCCCGTTGCGATTTGTTGGGACCCGCGTCGGTGAGCGCGAGATGGAGGCGGAGAGGGACCGCCCTTCCAGCCAGATTTCCAGACACGCCGGACAGGAGGAAAGATGAGCGCGGAGGGATTCCGCGTCCGGTTCCGGAGCCGTTCCCGCGGCGAGGGCGAGGACCGCATCCGGGGAGGGGCACGGTCCCCCTTCCAGGCCAAAGGGCTCCAGGGCGCGGCGCAGATCTTCGCGGTTCACGGTCCCCCCTGGTTGGCGGGTTCGAGTCCCGCCCGGAGGAACTCAAGCCCGCGCCGCAAATGGGTCTTCACGGTGTTCACCGAAAGGCCGAGGAGGTCCGCAGCCTCCTGGGGCCCCAGGTCATGGACGTACCGGAGGAGGAGGCAGCGGCGCATCATCTCGGGCATCTCTCGGATGCGGGCGTGAAGCGCCGCAATCTCTTCGAAAGAGGCGGCCCGGCCCTCGGGGTTCGGAGCCAGTTCATCGGGCGCCTCCGCGGGCGGTTCCACCATGGAGAGGTGCCTTCCCTGAAAGGCGCGCCGGCGATGTTCGGAGATGGCCTTGTTCTTCACGACCGTCACCAGCCAGGGCACCCGGCGCTCCTCCGGCTCCAGGTGCTTCCGATTGAGATACACGCACAAGAAGACATCCTGGGTGAATTCGAAGGCCTGCTCTCTCGGGAAACCCTTGCGCACGAAATACCCCACGGCCCACGATTGGTGCCTCGCGTAGACCTCCGAAAAGGCCGGGTCGTCGGGCAACGAAGTGTCCGAGGCCCCCGGGCCCGTTTCCAGCATGTGAATCTCCCCGTTCGCGAGGGCCCTGGGTCATATGGCGCGGCCGCCGGCTCTCCCGCGGCGTTCCGTTCCGATGGGCCCTCAACGCGGCGACGATTGTATCCCAGGATGGGTCGAGTCGGGGAGGGTTCAATGAAGGAAGCGCGACCGGGAGCGGTTCGCCGGAGGTGGAGCGCTGGTCTGACCGCGGTTCTCGCGGGGTTTGTCCTCCTTTCCCTTCGGGCCGAAGTGGTCGTGGAGTCCGTCGCGCCCCTTTCCGCCCCCGAGAAAGCGGGCCTCGCGGCGGGGGACCGGCTCGCGCGGGCGGCGGTCCTTTCGGAGGACGGGCGCCCGGGCGAGTGGGTAGTCCTGTCGTCTCCCTTTGCGTGGGAGCGGTTCGAGGCCTTGAGGGCCGGTTATGGCACCGCCCTTCTCGAGGGCGAGAGAAATGGAACGCCGGTCAACTGGAACCTTGGACCGGGCCGCGGGGGGCTCAAGGTCTGCCCCGGCCGCAAGGACGTCCGCATGGACGGCTGTTGGGAAAGGGTCCAGGCCGCTCGGAGCGCGGCGTCTGAAAGCCGGTGGCCAGAGGCCCTGAGCGCTCTGGAAAAGGCCGAAGCCCTGGCGGGCGATCTGCCGACCGAGGTGCTCCCCGGGATCCTACTGGAACGGGGAAACCTGCTTCGCAAACAAGGCGACCTGGCGGGTGCTGGAGAGGCCTTCGCGCGGGCCGCGGCGATCTGCGCGGCCCGTTACGGCGAGGCGGACCTCTGGAGGGCCGAGTGCCTGTACCGCCAAGGGGCGGCGGCATGGGTGAGGAGGGACCTCGCCGCCGCCGAACCGCCCCACCGGGAGGCCCTTGCCGCAAGGAGAAAAGCGGCCCCCGGCAGTCCCGACGAGGCCGAGAGCCTAAACAGCCTGGGCGGTATCGCCTTCGCACGGGCCGATTTCGAAGGAGCCGCGGCCCTTTACGCCGAGGCGCTTGCGCTCTTCGAAAAGTCCGAACCGGGAGGGGTGGGCTCCAGTAAAGTTCTTTCGAACCTGGGGAGCGTCCACCGGAACCTGGGCGATCTTTCCGAGGCCGAAGAGTACGTCGGACGGGCCCTGGCGATCCAGCGGCGCCTCGATCCGGGAAGCCTGGTCCTGGCCAATTCGTTGAACAACCTGGGCCTCATCGCCCACGAGCGGGGAGACCTCTCGAAGGCCGAATCGTGCCACCGAGAGGCTCTGGCCCTCCGCGAACGGCACGACCCCGAGGGCCCGGCCGTGGCCGCCAGCCTGAACAACCTGGCGGGCGTGGCCGAATCTCGGGGCGACGCGCTGCAGGCCGAAGCGTGGTACGCGCGTGCCGTGGTCCTTATGGAGAAGAAGGCGCCGGGGAGCCTGGATCTGGCCTCCTGTCTGAGCAACCTCGGGGCCGTTCTGGGGGCCGAGGGCAAGAGCGCCCGGGCCCGGGAAGCCCACCTCCAGGCGCTTGCGATCGAGGAGTCCTTTGCGCCCGAAGGGGCAGGCGCAGCCGGGAGCCACTTCAACCTGGGCATGGAGGCCCTTCGCACAGGGGACCTAAAGGAGGCGAGGTCCCGCTTCGAGAGGTCCGAGGTCCTGTTCCGCAAGGCGGCGCCGGGGGGGCTGGGTCTGGCCGGAGCCCTGTATCATGAAGGTCTTCTCGATTTGAAGGGCGGCGACGTCGCCGCCGCCAGGGCTCTCCTCGAAGAGGCCCTCTCCATCCGCTCCCGCCTTGCCCCTGGAAGCCTGGCCCAAGCGGAGGCCATGCGGGCGCTCGGAGGGGTGGCCACACGGGAGGGGAAGAGGGACGAGGCCATCTCTTGGTCTCTGCGGGCTCTGGACGCGCTCGACTCCCAGATGGGCCGTCTGGGCGGCTCCCACGAGGTGCGCGCCGAGTACCGTTCCGGTGTGTTCCCCTTCTACGAAGAGACCATGGACCTCCTGCTG
The sequence above is drawn from the Acidobacteriota bacterium genome and encodes:
- a CDS encoding Xaa-Pro peptidase family protein, with protein sequence MGHELSTPDIIAQKLDQAADALRESGADLWLTFVQETSAGAERIFYYISPGHLTWESLIAITPAGERFLICGRFDQQVFEASRLFTEVITFVQDFREPFEGLMARLKPRRVAVNFSTNDTAADGIPHGRFLYLEELLKSFAPGAQVVSAESIIGALISQKSPIEQAHLQAAVNHTVDLFRDIDGFLRPGRTEKEIYDFVQGRMAAKGVSPSFQTLVFAGDRGAGMGHGTATDNAVREGDLVHVDMGVFVGGYASDMQRTWYVRKPGETAAPEPVQKGFDTIVRAIDAAAAILRPGIPGTEADAAARAVVVGAGYPEYPHALGHQLGRHAHDGGCLLGPRWPRYKNTILLPVRENQVFTLEPSLNVPGFGAVGIEEDVLVTPGGPRFFAEPQRELWYV
- a CDS encoding CBS domain-containing protein, with the translated sequence MDKVDRLLGEKGREVFTVKPDTTVFDAVRMMTDRHIGGVVVASEGVPVGMFTERDVLTKIVLACRDPKTCRVEEVMTRDVVYVTPETTIGEAMAIMTTRRHRHLPVMNGKSLMGLVSIGDCTRWVSRNQDFTIKHLINYIADKYPT
- a CDS encoding CHAT domain-containing protein; translation: MKEARPGAVRRRWSAGLTAVLAGFVLLSLRAEVVVESVAPLSAPEKAGLAAGDRLARAAVLSEDGRPGEWVVLSSPFAWERFEALRAGYGTALLEGERNGTPVNWNLGPGRGGLKVCPGRKDVRMDGCWERVQAARSAASESRWPEALSALEKAEALAGDLPTEVLPGILLERGNLLRKQGDLAGAGEAFARAAAICAARYGEADLWRAECLYRQGAAAWVRRDLAAAEPPHREALAARRKAAPGSPDEAESLNSLGGIAFARADFEGAAALYAEALALFEKSEPGGVGSSKVLSNLGSVHRNLGDLSEAEEYVGRALAIQRRLDPGSLVLANSLNNLGLIAHERGDLSKAESCHREALALRERHDPEGPAVAASLNNLAGVAESRGDALQAEAWYARAVVLMEKKAPGSLDLASCLSNLGAVLGAEGKSARAREAHLQALAIEESFAPEGAGAAGSHFNLGMEALRTGDLKEARSRFERSEVLFRKAAPGGLGLAGALYHEGLLDLKGGDVAAARALLEEALSIRSRLAPGSLAQAEAMRALGGVATREGKRDEAISWSLRALDALDSQMGRLGGSHEVRAEYRSGVFPFYEETMDLLLSSGRGEEAFSALERGKARVLLEILGDRDLHRSIQVSPDLAREGRRLDRACGRVLEALAESGEEAGSAGFKRLTLRLSELRAERAALAVKVREQSPAFASLAYPRPLGVEAVQSRLSKGTCLVAYSVGESSTRLFAVASGGGFRAVVLPVGRDALGQRVSAFREAILEARSPARSIHRVTARGQDLYDLLLGPVDAIVGPSRHLVIVPDGPLHGLPFGALGSKRDGSFLGALKTLSVSPSATAYVELGGLLKATSQDGAVAAFAYSGEEGTARPSLAATLPEARELGRLGRECRFFQGEEATEKRFREAARASSVLHVACHATLDNRFPMNSCLLLEHTLDGRPEEDGRVRAWEVLEEMRIPARLVVLSACETGLGSEVAGEGLLGLVRAFHAAGAPAVAASLWKVEDSATARLMGAFYEHLGRGAGPSEALRKAQSALRDGKATGLPLPPYYWAAFQIYGRGEG
- a CDS encoding sigma-70 family RNA polymerase sigma factor, translated to MLETGPGASDTSLPDDPAFSEVYARHQSWAVGYFVRKGFPREQAFEFTQDVFLCVYLNRKHLEPEERRVPWLVTVVKNKAISEHRRRAFQGRHLSMVEPPAEAPDELAPNPEGRAASFEEIAALHARIREMPEMMRRCLLLRYVHDLGPQEAADLLGLSVNTVKTHLRRGLEFLRAGLEPANQGGP
- a CDS encoding PAS domain S-box protein; this translates as MPKAEEAPRTEAERSLRHSRLWTLASFGLALLVSAGLYVPLVRNERDEVREHWRDHLMALADDRDQSIQDYLAERSGDARTLADLPRVAEHLEAVRSGLPPDRVDASRIRLETHLSHLRANFGYVAVYCLDAEGRTVASSPGAPTLDPVCVSEVRRTLEGGADRFVDLHRRESGRLTFSHHALVGNPAGGSALGLVVLESDPDRRLFPLLLRQPTPTRTAETLIGAVWHGKLAFLSPLRFGSPTPPSYPVATPEKTLALKAALEGQETFGEFSDYRGEEVLAATRRIDGTPWGLVAKVDRAEAFERLGGWMVRYILFAVLAALSLALLVYGILRRQRLRLLEDLSRQEGLYRALSEQTHDIFILARPDGTIVEANAAAERAYGYGRSELLRMNIVDLRAPSARASLPAARAAALRPEGSLHETLHLSRTGVEFPVEIQAQPVTLGRERLLAGIIRDISERKAQQQRILKLNRLYRTLSEANQALVRAASREDLLKQTCRVLVDYGGFGRACVALQPPVEAGSAVAVAGYPEEPLSGCADQALPDPLPSTPLVLTEGGTHRAFLPLRQYGTLCGVLCVASKEAG
- a CDS encoding PKD domain-containing protein → MTRSRGKGYKTFVIFLAAMSLAWSAWAQTGTAYAWGKDDYGQIGTGVPVQRSLPVQVADSDPFVQLGAGIYWGMGLKADGTVWTWGTNGNGTLGQGFYGGASGTPQAVPGLAEVVSIGAGPLHALAVKADGSLWTWGSRDAYKLGRTCSPLTCYASPGAVSGLPPMTQAAGGHNHSLALSADGTVWAWGSNEYGQLGTGTTGTAQTPVQVPGLTSIVFIAAGGYHSLAIRSDGTLWAWGGNFSNQLGDGTTTTRLSPVQVPGLADVAFVAAGSSHNLAVLENGTLYVWGSGNHGKLGLGDTSGQASPALSPLSNVVSASAGEEHSVVLKADGSVWVFGKNDVGQLGDGTTTDRYSPTECGIQTLTTAASAGRDHTLLLASNGQAWAVGQDQNGQLGSGREPVKWSPVQVAGLGSVVSLAGGGGWSMALREDGTVWAWGENSNGALGNGTRTPSDVPVQIPGLSGVIRIAAARGGGGFALKSDGTVWSWGSRYYGLLGRDGDYLTVGQVENLSDIVFIGAAWWHAFAVKSDGTLWMWGRGYYGALGNGTTDNASYPFQLAGIPPVAMAAGGMDFTAAVLQDGGVYAWGQGDSGQLGDGTSTDHFTPQPANISNVASIAGGYNHVLAIHDDGTVSGWGANDRGQLGDGTTQNRYSPVPVPGLVGATGLAATIQSSLVLQGDGTLWTFGDNTNGELAQPFSVSTGTAPVQVAASVLTIGSGANHGLAVVTCALDLSTSVPSSGVMGQPVAFGSTLNLVGDCTGTPAYLWAFGDGAESTEADPSHTYASAGTYAWTLTVTLGSLTASAGGNFSVAAPPLYADAQADTLTGNVPLTVHFTGSGTGGIAPYTYLWDFGDGGTSTEANPTHLYTTKGDYTVTFTVRDTTNQTATETLAIAATALAPQITSIVKKTGPFRLLVSGSNLQQGVRVFINGIEWTPVTWKSASKIVLKGSTLKTAVPKGTPTVFRFLNPDGGEVFTTWQY
- a CDS encoding zf-HC2 domain-containing protein yields the protein MNREDLRRALEPFGLEGGPCPSPDAVLALAAGTAPEPDAESLRAHLSSCPACLEIWLEGRSLSASISRSPTRVPTNRNGLGRRDWALAAALAVAVLGAGVSAWLWREARALNLRLAESARIQSVAPAPRAARLVELLPDSFAVRGAAEDLPSLRSSEPTALLLTTLEPLPEGAVARLSGPSGREIWRGTLPSSGGAPWLLQMPSGLLPPGPASVEILDPATGAVLYRFPFTVF